In Drosophila busckii strain San Diego stock center, stock number 13000-0081.31 chromosome 3R, ASM1175060v1, whole genome shotgun sequence, the sequence TCTGAAAAATCTGTGGGCTGCTCTCGATTCCGCAATtgtcaaattgcaaatgcgtATGCGGTGTGTTTATTGTTGGGcgtattataaacaaatagccAGTCATGTGTATGTGCTAAACATGAAATAACTAACAATTTGGCCACTGCTTATTTGCGCaactaacaaattaataacatttgagcagcaagcagcgctgctgacgtCACGCGGAGCACGCgcttgtaaaacaaaaataaatctaaagcaTTTACGCATTGCAACAGagctaataatttataaacatttggcatttgccttGCGTCTGCAACGCATGCGAAGCAagttacaaaacaaaagcgatgAAAAACCCGACAAAGCGCAaaaacagctgtttgctgGCTGATGTTGCAACATTGTTTTGGCCAATTTGAGTTTGCATTGACTGTTTTCCACCcacaattgtttgcatttaacttACTTTTTGTTCGCTTTTGATTTAGCAATAGTTTTGCACAATTAATAGCGcgcacttgtttatttatttacatttgttatgCATTCTTAGCGTTCGCACGCTTTTTTATCGCACATTGCACTTTGTGCCACGCATTTGCAGTAACATAACGCGCCACATGACGTACAATTAGCATTTAACacaaaaactttattatttaaatacaccGCCACTTTGCACACACAATCGTTTAACTGTACGCCAAATTATTTAGCGTTTTGCGtctaattgtttaataaaattcattattttaacACACAAATAACGCGCATCCCGCTCGCACGTCTGCTTTCGTCTATTTTCGCGGCACAACAGCTGAGACTGCCAAGCAGGTACAAAACAAAGTATGTATCAGTTACTACTGTTACTTTCCAGCTCTGTTGGCGGAACAGCGCACTCTGTTAACAGCTGCTCGAACTCGAACGCGGTTCTCTCGCTCGCACCTGCACGAATgacataacaataacaaacgaTAATAATGTTAGCTGTACGAACTGGCGCGTATCATCCAGCCTAAAGTGCGCGCTGTGCTCATGTTGTCTCTGTTATGTTATGTCAATGTTAATAACATTAACAGCGCATTGTACTTACGCGCGCTTTGAGTTTAAAAGGGCGCTTACAATGACATAGAGTTTTAAGTCAAAAGCAGTAACAAAGTTGTGAGTTGTTCAAGTAGAAATGCGCATTTTGATATTACTAAGCGCTTTGTTTGCGAATTTAAGCAACGCCAGCTACAATTATTATCGCCTGCCTAGATCTGTGCAGCCGTTGCACTATAACTTGAATATTCTAACACATCTTGAACACGAGTccagtttatattttaacggTAATGTAGAAATAATACTACGCGTACTTCAGCCGACCAGCAACATAACTTTGCATGTGGGTCAGCATCTGGTAATAGATCAAAGACGCATGAGCTTAGTGGATTTTCGTTGCAATGACAATATTGAAATCAAATGCGTTGATCATAATATGGcctttgattattttataattgaactGGAAGCCATGCTGCGTCCCAGGCAGCGGTACGTGCTTTGTCTGCACTTTAGCGCGCCTTTAGGACGTAGTATGTCGGGCTACTACGTAAGCTCTTACGTTAAGAAAAAAGCTGTTAAGTAAGTAAACATAATTACAAGCtgcacaattaaatgcaaatatctaTAGATATTTGTCCATAACGCAATTCGAGCCAACGGATGCACGTGCTGCTTTTCCCTGCTTTGATGAGCCAGACTTCAAGGCCACATTCAACATAACTTTGGGACATTGCAGCTACTTAAATGCGCTCAGCAATATGCCGCTCAAAGAAAGGATTCCCATGTAAGTAACGGTAAGCATGCCACTGTTCTCAAAGTAAACTTAAAGTCATAATTAAAAGACTTGCAGGCTCAAGCACGAAGGCTGGACATGGAGCATGTTCGAAACTACGGAGCTTATGCCCACATATTTGGTGGCATTTAGTGTAAACGATTTTCAGGGCTACGCCAAACACACTTCATGTAATCAAAAGCGCGTGAAGTTTACCACCTGGGCAAGAGAAGCTTCCATTCGGGAGCAGCTGAAGTATGCAACTGAAATAGGACCACGCTTACTCAACTACTACGAGCAGCTGTTTGACATTAAATATCCGCTGCCCAAGATGGATCAACTGGCAGTGCCTGATTTTAGCGCAGGCGCCATGGAGAACTGGGGCTTGATAACTTATCGGGAGGCGGCGCTGTTCTATGCACCCGATGTTTCATCAGAGGCGGACAAACAGCGTGTTACCAATATTATTGCACACGAGTTGGCGCATCAGTGGTTTGGCAATCTGGTTACAATGTCCTGGTGGGATGATCTGTGGTTAAATGAGGGTTTTGCCACTTATATAGCTACATTGGGCATGGAGAAGATGTGCTGCAAATGGAATGCATATGAAGAGGAATCGCTGGACAATATGCTGGCCATACTCAGCACTGATGCTTACTGCAGCACCAGACCCATACACCAGCCAGTTACCACAGCCAATCAGATAGGTGGACTGTTTGATCCTATAACATATCGCAAGGGCGCAGTCATTATACGCATGATGCACATGTTCATAGGCGACATGGCTTTTCGCCTGGGACTCAACAATTATTTAGAGCGACATGCCTACGGCAATGCTAAGCAGGAAGACTTGTGGCAGGCACTTACGCAAATTGCGCATGATCACTCGTCACTGCCAAAGGATTTGTGCCTGCAAACTATAATGGACAGCTGGACACTGCAGAAAGGCTATCCGTTGATTAAAGTGCGGCGCCACTATGCAAACAAGTGCGCAGTGATTAGTCAAAGCAGATTTCAGctgcagccagagcagcagcctaGCGCGCGTCAAGATCAACTGTTTGAGCAAAAGCGACAGTATTGTTGGTTCGTGCCCATTAGCTATACCTCAGAGCTGGCGCACAACTTTAACAGCACAGCACCGAGCCGCAAGTTTGGCTGCGTTGCACGCCAAAAGGcgagccgctgccgctgcggctgCGTTATTTGCCTGGAGAATTCGAGTGGATAATACTTAATGTGCAGCTAACGGCGCCGTATCGCGTTGACTACGACTCCTGCAACTGGCGTTTGCTTATCGATGCGCTCAAAGGTTTGGACTTTCAGCAAATTCATGTGCTAAATCGCGCGCAGCTTATAGATGATGCAATGACATTGGCTTGGACTGGACAGCGCAGCTAcgcgctggcgctggagctgcTTAGCTATTTGAGTCAGGAACGCGAGTATATGCCCTGGCGTGCTGCCTTGGATCAGTTTTTGCCTATATATCGCATAGTGCGTCAAACCGAtcaatatgaaatatttcaagtaAGTCCAAATGCAAGttgtaagcaaattttaaagcttttcttttcttagAAGTTTATGCTGTGTCTTATTGAGCCCATTTATAAGCAACTGGAGGGCATGCGCGAGGACTCCAAGCAACGCCATCATGTAGTACACAAGACTT encodes:
- the LOC108601533 gene encoding LOW QUALITY PROTEIN: aminopeptidase N-like (The sequence of the model RefSeq protein was modified relative to this genomic sequence to represent the inferred CDS: deleted 2 bases in 1 codon), coding for MSGYYVSSYVKKKAVKYLSITQFEPTDARAAFPCFDEPDFKATFNITLGHCSYLNALSNMPLKERIPMLKHEGWTWSMFETTELMPTYLVAFSVNDFQGYAKHTSCNQKRVKFTTWAREASIREQLKYATEIGPRLLNYYEQLFDIKYPLPKMDQLAVPDFSAGAMENWGLITYREAALFYAPDVSSEADKQRVTNIIAHELAHQWFGNLVTMSWWDDLWLNEGFATYIATLGMEKMCCKWNAYEEESLDNMLAILSTDAYCSTRPIHQPVTTANQIGGLFDPITYRKGAVIIRMMHMFIGDMAFRLGLNNYLERHAYGNAKQEDLWQALTQIAHDHSSLPKDLCLQTIMDSWTLQKGYPLIKVRRHYANKCAVISQSRFQLQPEQQPSARQDQLFEQKRQYCWFVPISYTSELAHNFNSTAPSRKFGCVARQKASRCRCGCVICLENEWIILNVQLTAPYRVDYDSCNWRLLIDALKGLDFQQIHVLNRAQLIDDAMTLAWTGQRSYALALELLSYLSQEREYMPWRAALDQFLPIYRIVRQTDQYEIFQKFMLCLIEPIYKQLEGMREDSKQRHHVVHKTLIASWACRLQHADCVKSAMDYWQQLISARAANPVPPDLRAVVYCTAMRNGKAKDWQLMWELYCNSTVASEQRLMLQALGCTPKECLLQRYVQLIFSRKSLIRKQDALLVLGSIIRNEIGYRIAKQYYMQHFQLLYKYFWPNIRELASLLVHFSQQMSTEQELQQLTVLSSSRLLQRHTSRSCQRALEQAELNLAWRKERLLQFIGCLNT